From Pseudomonas vanderleydeniana, the proteins below share one genomic window:
- a CDS encoding DoxX family protein: MNASCWNERAQALGLLFMRVSAAVFLLWVHGLPKLLHYSTELQNIEDPFHLGANLTLMLAIFAEVFCPLLIIAGVLVRLACLPILSVLLVALVFVHPEWTIAEGQFAWLLLILFTSLFIAGPGRLALNHRFAGIWRIA, encoded by the coding sequence ATGAACGCTTCGTGCTGGAATGAACGGGCGCAGGCCCTCGGATTGCTGTTCATGCGCGTCAGCGCCGCGGTGTTTCTGCTGTGGGTCCATGGCCTGCCGAAACTGCTGCACTACAGCACCGAGCTGCAGAACATCGAAGACCCCTTCCACCTGGGGGCAAACCTGACCCTGATGCTGGCGATCTTCGCCGAAGTGTTCTGCCCGCTGCTGATCATCGCCGGCGTGCTGGTGCGCCTGGCGTGCTTGCCTATTCTCTCTGTGTTGCTGGTGGCCCTGGTGTTCGTGCACCCGGAGTGGACGATCGCCGAGGGCCAGTTCGCCTGGCTGCTGCTGATCCTCTTCACCAGCCTTTTCATCGCCGGTCCCGGACGACTGGCGCTCAACCATCGTTTCGCCGGGATCTGGCGCATTGCCTGA
- a CDS encoding LysR family transcriptional regulator, with protein MNRNDLRRVDMNLLVIFEALMFEKNLTRVAEKLFMGQPAVSAALGRLRDLFDDPLLLRNGRGMEPTARALAILKELQPAMDTISGAVSRAKDFDPATSRDVFRIGLSDDAEFGLFPPLLSQLREEAPGIIVVVRRANYLLMPSLLASGEISVGVSYTTELPANAKRKMLRDIPCKVLRGDDRPGPLTLDEYCERPHAMVSFSGDLSGNIDLDLAKIGRSRRVVLGVPQFSGLRALLAGTEMIATVPDYAACALVEGCALRAEDPPFEIDAAQLSMAWSGVHDNDPAERWLRSRIAQFMSAPLDIPPP; from the coding sequence ATGAACCGAAATGACCTGCGCCGCGTCGACATGAACCTGCTGGTGATTTTCGAAGCCCTGATGTTTGAAAAGAACCTGACCCGGGTGGCGGAAAAGCTCTTCATGGGCCAACCAGCCGTAAGCGCCGCGCTGGGGCGTCTGCGCGACCTGTTCGACGATCCGCTGCTGCTGCGCAACGGTCGCGGCATGGAACCGACGGCACGGGCCCTGGCGATTCTCAAGGAGCTGCAGCCGGCGATGGACACTATCTCCGGGGCGGTCAGCCGGGCCAAGGACTTCGACCCGGCCACCAGTCGCGACGTGTTTCGCATCGGCCTGTCCGACGACGCCGAGTTTGGTCTTTTCCCGCCATTGCTGAGCCAGCTGCGTGAAGAGGCGCCGGGCATCATCGTCGTGGTGCGTCGGGCCAACTACCTGTTGATGCCCTCGCTGCTGGCTTCCGGGGAGATCTCCGTCGGTGTCAGCTACACCACCGAACTGCCGGCCAATGCCAAGCGCAAGATGCTGCGCGACATTCCCTGCAAGGTGCTGCGCGGCGACGATCGCCCAGGGCCGCTGACCCTGGACGAATACTGCGAGCGCCCCCACGCGATGGTGTCGTTCTCCGGCGACCTGAGCGGCAACATCGACCTGGACCTGGCGAAGATCGGTCGCAGCCGCCGTGTAGTGCTGGGCGTGCCGCAGTTCAGCGGGTTGCGGGCGCTGCTGGCGGGCACCGAGATGATCGCCACCGTGCCCGACTATGCCGCCTGTGCCCTGGTCGAAGGCTGCGCCCTGCGGGCCGAGGATCCACCGTTCGAGATCGATGCGGCGCAGCTCTCGATGGCCTGGAGCGGCGTGCACGACAACGACCCGGCCGAGCGCTGGCTGCGTTCGCGGATTGCGCAATTCATGTCCGCCCCGCTGGATATTCCTCCACCCTAG
- a CDS encoding helix-turn-helix domain-containing protein — translation MVQIQHTGAATRASETPTPAPGGLSPRRENLVKQLILERLSETLEISELARACSLSRSHFSRAFKCSTGLSPQDWIRQQRIARAKQLIRETDLSLTQISLECGFCDQAYFCHIFTRSEGINPFAWRGQQLAARPSRRGERHLCYVERPGAQ, via the coding sequence ATGGTTCAGATACAGCACACCGGTGCGGCGACCCGCGCCAGCGAAACCCCTACCCCGGCTCCCGGCGGCCTGTCGCCGCGCCGGGAAAACCTGGTCAAGCAACTGATCCTCGAGCGCTTGAGCGAAACCCTGGAGATCAGCGAGCTGGCCCGCGCCTGTTCGCTGTCACGCAGCCATTTCTCGCGCGCCTTCAAGTGCAGCACCGGGCTCTCGCCCCAGGACTGGATTCGCCAGCAGCGGATCGCCCGGGCCAAGCAGCTGATTCGTGAAACCGACCTGAGCCTGACGCAGATCAGCCTCGAATGCGGCTTCTGCGACCAGGCGTACTTCTGCCACATTTTTACGCGCAGCGAAGGGATCAATCCGTTTGCCTGGCGCGGTCAACAGTTGGCCGCCCGTCCTTCCCGGCGTGGCGAGCGCCACCTGTGCTATGTCGAGCGACCTGGCGCACAATAA
- a CDS encoding ATP-binding protein: MTLSLEQAVRFGPYRTYPAQRLIMEGDRPLRLGRRAMDILLILLEHAGQLVSKQELIARVWPDSVVEDINLRVHMAALRKALGDGQAGQRYIVTVAQRGYSFVAPCQLDMIEQQPEDGAPVSHNLPVRRTRMIGRQALLAGMVRHFSHQRFITLVGPGGIGKTTVALSVAEQLIGHYRDGIRLLDLAPLDNPAMVATHLATLLEVPLPENEPTASIVACLRERQMLLVIDNCEHLLDAVAPLCESLLRGAPQVHILATSRESLRAEGEFVQRLESLDCPPLLATLDRERALDFPALQLFVERAMASQDSFELTQEHLPQAIEICRRLDGIPLAIELAAAQVADLGLHGLLAQLQDSFRLLTQGSHAPLGRHQTLRATLDWSFELLSPTEQTCLRRLGIFRGGFTLASAAAVIMGANVEVSEVFAAITQLVAKSLLNVEVGDEDVFYRLLDTTRSYALEKLELACELPGTRRRHAERCLALMEQAQAEWESTPTERWIERYARGLEDLRAALEWGLGPNGPQGLAIRLTAASAPLWQELSLPKEQGDHVRKALQLLERMSRPSPHLTIALKLALGNACYHTHGGSAETIASFSSAQALAEYHGDLGGQLKAVSGHMTANLSSGNYRLALEQSRQFDQLALSDTPLSLGTQRLRVLALHYSGDQTRARALAEQVLQRLAQNDHVNRFTRDFGVQYDQSVAALTVLARILWLQGLPEQAWRTARQALDLALQVNHGTSICYTLALSGCLIPYYNGDIGTARELLQLLLEQAQKHSVALFQNWGLQYAQVLAMQPPANLMPTNSGLVKEIMVTLDSRFIDDTLFERAESGAAGWSSAEILRAQAEKLLAQRQMDAAESLLLKAISVAQDQGALTWELRSATSLARLWQQQGRYCAAHELLAAVHGRFGEGCNMPDLLDAAQLLQTLEPRRSA, translated from the coding sequence TTGACCCTTTCACTCGAGCAGGCCGTGCGTTTCGGCCCTTATCGAACCTATCCCGCACAGCGCCTGATCATGGAGGGCGATCGCCCGCTGCGACTGGGCCGGCGTGCCATGGACATCCTGCTGATCCTGCTCGAACACGCCGGGCAGTTGGTCAGCAAGCAGGAACTGATCGCCCGGGTCTGGCCCGACAGCGTGGTCGAGGACATCAACCTGCGCGTGCACATGGCGGCGCTGCGCAAGGCCCTGGGCGACGGCCAGGCCGGGCAACGCTACATCGTCACCGTTGCCCAGCGTGGCTACAGCTTCGTCGCCCCCTGCCAATTGGACATGATCGAGCAACAGCCCGAGGACGGAGCACCGGTCAGCCATAACCTGCCCGTGCGCCGAACCCGCATGATCGGTCGCCAGGCGCTGCTGGCCGGCATGGTCCGGCATTTCTCGCACCAGCGTTTCATCACCCTGGTCGGCCCCGGTGGCATCGGCAAGACCACCGTGGCCCTGAGCGTCGCCGAACAGCTGATCGGCCACTACCGCGATGGGATCCGCCTGCTCGACCTGGCCCCCCTCGACAACCCGGCGATGGTCGCCACGCACCTGGCGACGCTGCTTGAGGTGCCGCTACCGGAAAACGAGCCGACTGCCAGTATCGTCGCCTGCCTGCGCGAACGGCAGATGCTGCTGGTGATCGACAACTGCGAGCACCTGCTCGATGCCGTCGCTCCGCTGTGCGAAAGCCTTCTGCGTGGTGCGCCACAGGTCCATATCCTGGCGACCAGCCGCGAAAGCCTGCGGGCCGAGGGCGAATTCGTACAGCGCCTGGAATCACTGGATTGCCCGCCTCTGCTGGCCACCCTGGACCGTGAGCGGGCGCTGGACTTCCCGGCCCTGCAGTTGTTCGTCGAGCGCGCCATGGCCTCCCAGGACAGCTTCGAACTGACCCAGGAACATCTGCCACAGGCCATCGAGATCTGCCGGCGCCTGGACGGCATTCCACTGGCCATCGAGCTGGCCGCCGCCCAGGTCGCAGACCTGGGCCTGCACGGCCTGCTCGCGCAATTGCAGGACAGCTTTCGCCTGTTGACCCAGGGCAGCCATGCGCCGCTGGGGCGCCACCAGACCCTGCGCGCGACCCTGGACTGGAGCTTTGAACTGCTCAGCCCTACCGAACAGACCTGCCTGCGCCGCCTGGGGATATTCCGCGGCGGATTCACCCTGGCCTCGGCCGCCGCAGTGATCATGGGGGCGAACGTCGAGGTCAGCGAGGTGTTCGCCGCCATCACGCAACTGGTCGCCAAGTCGCTGCTGAACGTCGAGGTCGGCGACGAGGACGTGTTCTACCGGCTGCTCGACACCACCCGCAGCTATGCCCTGGAAAAACTCGAACTGGCCTGCGAGCTGCCGGGCACCCGGCGGCGCCACGCCGAACGCTGCCTGGCCCTGATGGAACAGGCCCAGGCCGAGTGGGAAAGTACCCCGACCGAACGCTGGATCGAACGCTATGCTCGCGGCCTGGAAGACCTGCGCGCGGCCTTGGAGTGGGGCCTGGGGCCGAACGGGCCACAAGGCCTGGCGATCCGCCTGACAGCCGCCTCGGCACCACTGTGGCAGGAGCTGTCCTTGCCCAAGGAGCAAGGCGATCATGTGCGCAAGGCCCTCCAGTTGCTGGAGAGAATGAGTCGTCCCAGCCCGCACCTGACCATCGCGCTCAAGCTGGCCCTGGGCAATGCCTGCTATCACACCCATGGCGGCAGCGCCGAAACCATTGCCAGCTTCAGCAGTGCCCAGGCCCTGGCCGAGTACCATGGTGATCTCGGTGGCCAGCTCAAGGCCGTGTCCGGTCACATGACCGCCAACCTCAGCAGTGGCAACTACCGGCTGGCCCTGGAGCAGAGCCGGCAATTCGACCAACTGGCGCTCAGCGATACCCCACTGTCGCTTGGCACCCAGCGTCTGCGAGTGCTGGCACTGCACTATTCCGGCGACCAGACGCGCGCCCGGGCGCTTGCCGAACAGGTGCTGCAACGCCTGGCCCAGAACGATCACGTCAACCGTTTCACCCGCGACTTTGGCGTGCAGTACGACCAGAGCGTCGCGGCCCTGACCGTGCTGGCCCGCATTCTCTGGCTGCAGGGCCTGCCCGAGCAGGCCTGGCGCACCGCCCGCCAGGCGCTGGACCTTGCCCTGCAGGTCAACCATGGCACGTCCATCTGCTACACCCTGGCCCTGTCTGGCTGCCTGATTCCCTACTACAACGGCGATATCGGTACCGCCCGGGAGCTGCTGCAACTGCTGCTGGAGCAGGCGCAGAAGCACTCGGTGGCACTGTTCCAGAACTGGGGATTGCAGTACGCCCAGGTGCTTGCCATGCAACCACCGGCCAACCTGATGCCGACCAACAGCGGCCTGGTGAAGGAAATCATGGTCACCCTCGACAGCCGTTTCATCGACGACACCTTGTTCGAGCGCGCCGAAAGCGGCGCGGCCGGCTGGAGCAGCGCGGAGATCCTGCGCGCACAGGCGGAAAAACTGCTGGCACAGCGCCAGATGGACGCGGCTGAGAGTCTGTTGCTCAAGGCCATCAGCGTGGCACAGGACCAGGGCGCGCTGACCTGGGAACTGCGTAGCGCGACCTCGCTGGCGCGGTTATGGCAACAGCAGGGGCGCTACTGCGCGGCCCACGAGCTGCTCGCAGCGGTGCATGGACGGTTCGGCGAAGGCTGCAACATGCCGGACCTGCTCGACGCCGCCCAGTTGCTCCAGACGCTGGAGCCACGCCGGTCAGCCTGA
- a CDS encoding ATP-binding protein: protein MSSLRQLEGDALLRFGPYAFHLRQRLVLDGERPLRMGGRALDILQILLEHAGSVVSKDELIARVWPTSVVEEINLRVHIAALRRALGDGEGGQRYIINVPQRGYSFIASVQREQVALPVSSAVALKSAHNLPARLTPVTGRDSLVGSLVRQLPVRRFMTLAGPAGVGKSTVALRVAELLLQHYRDGVWMIDLVSLDDPAQVVEQLADCLDLDRDLHGIAERHALVVLDNCGHLRDGCRTLVEHLLAIAPRLSLLVTSRESLGAGGECVQRLPPLAVPPASALHSVDEMMGYSAVQLFVSRARACQQGFVLRERDLLAVRDICRRLDGLPLAIELAATQISALALVGLQAQLGNCFQLLTQGRRTAEPRHQTLKAALDWSYERLEPREQILLQRLAVFKMCFNTEAAIAVAGGESLAAAQVPGLLASLADKSLLALEQGTGMPRYRLLNTTRTYALEQLARTGQQPAWERRHAEYLRQAERVSG, encoded by the coding sequence ATGAGCAGCCTCAGACAATTGGAGGGCGATGCGCTGTTGCGCTTTGGCCCTTATGCCTTTCACCTGCGCCAACGGCTGGTGCTGGACGGTGAGCGCCCACTGCGCATGGGCGGCCGTGCGTTGGACATTCTGCAGATTCTGCTTGAGCACGCGGGCAGTGTGGTCAGCAAGGACGAACTGATCGCCCGCGTCTGGCCGACCTCGGTGGTCGAGGAAATCAACCTGCGCGTGCACATTGCCGCCTTGCGCCGGGCCCTCGGGGACGGTGAAGGCGGGCAGCGCTACATCATCAACGTCCCGCAGCGCGGCTACAGCTTCATCGCCTCGGTGCAGCGCGAACAGGTGGCGCTGCCGGTCTCGTCGGCAGTGGCCCTGAAGTCCGCGCACAATCTGCCCGCCCGACTGACGCCGGTGACCGGGCGCGATTCGTTGGTGGGCAGTCTGGTTCGACAACTGCCGGTGCGACGCTTCATGACCCTGGCAGGGCCTGCCGGGGTCGGCAAGAGTACGGTGGCGCTGCGCGTGGCCGAACTGCTGCTGCAGCACTATCGCGATGGCGTGTGGATGATCGACCTGGTCAGCCTCGACGATCCGGCGCAGGTGGTCGAACAGTTGGCCGATTGCCTTGACCTGGACCGCGACCTGCACGGTATCGCCGAACGGCATGCCCTGGTGGTGCTGGACAACTGCGGGCATCTGCGTGATGGCTGCCGCACCCTGGTCGAGCACTTGCTGGCCATCGCCCCGCGCTTGTCGCTGCTGGTCACCAGTCGTGAATCCCTGGGGGCTGGCGGCGAGTGTGTGCAGCGCTTGCCGCCGCTGGCCGTGCCGCCGGCCTCGGCGCTGCACAGCGTGGACGAGATGATGGGCTATTCGGCGGTTCAGCTGTTCGTCAGCCGGGCGCGGGCCTGCCAGCAGGGGTTTGTCCTGCGTGAGCGGGATCTGCTTGCGGTACGCGATATTTGTCGTCGACTCGATGGCTTGCCGCTGGCCATAGAACTGGCCGCGACCCAGATCAGTGCCCTGGCACTGGTAGGGCTGCAGGCCCAGCTCGGCAACTGTTTTCAACTGCTGACCCAGGGCCGCCGTACCGCCGAACCCCGGCACCAGACGCTCAAGGCGGCACTGGACTGGAGCTACGAGCGGCTGGAACCGCGGGAACAGATCCTCTTGCAGCGTCTGGCGGTGTTCAAGATGTGCTTCAACACCGAGGCGGCCATTGCGGTGGCAGGCGGTGAGTCGCTGGCTGCGGCGCAAGTGCCGGGGTTGCTGGCCAGCCTGGCGGACAAGTCGTTGCTGGCGCTGGAGCAGGGCACCGGCATGCCCCGCTACCGGCTGCTCAATACCACCCGCACCTATGCCCTGGAACAGCTGGCGCGTACTGGGCAGCAGCCTGCGTGGGAGCGGCGCCATGCCGAGTATCTGCGCCAGGCGGAGCGGGTCTCAGGCTGA
- a CDS encoding GlxA family transcriptional regulator — protein MKTVAMVLFPDFLLLDMAGPMEVFSMANRYLKPADHYQLVTIGSEPGSLRASNGVRVETDLGIDEAPAAYDLLLVPGGPGGYNRIHPQLVGWLKQAAEKAISYGSVCTGAFVLGHAGLLDGHRVTTHWNYTERLIKTFPAAIVETDRIYLRDRKLLTSGGVTAGIDLALAIVAEDHGKKVAQDVAKVLLVVMKRHGGQAQFSPLTAAVAPQQTPVTWVQNHVLEHLDEAFSVQSMAALVNMSPRHFSRMFVRETGMTPMAFVQSARIDYARSLLESTDLPLKTVAYKSGFGSVRHMRFLFGEKLGLTPIQYREQFS, from the coding sequence ATGAAAACCGTGGCTATGGTGCTGTTTCCAGACTTTCTCCTGCTCGACATGGCCGGGCCCATGGAGGTGTTTTCCATGGCCAATCGCTACCTCAAGCCCGCCGATCACTATCAGCTCGTGACCATCGGCAGTGAGCCGGGGTCGCTACGGGCGTCCAATGGCGTGCGGGTCGAAACCGACCTGGGCATTGACGAGGCGCCGGCGGCATACGATCTGCTGCTGGTGCCAGGTGGACCGGGGGGCTATAACAGGATCCATCCGCAATTGGTCGGTTGGCTGAAGCAGGCTGCCGAAAAGGCCATCAGCTATGGCTCGGTCTGTACCGGCGCTTTCGTGCTCGGGCATGCCGGTCTGCTCGACGGCCACCGGGTGACCACCCACTGGAACTACACCGAGCGTTTGATCAAGACCTTCCCCGCTGCCATCGTCGAGACGGATCGGATCTACCTGCGCGATCGCAAGCTGCTGACCTCCGGCGGGGTGACGGCCGGTATCGACCTGGCCCTGGCCATCGTGGCCGAAGATCACGGCAAGAAAGTCGCGCAGGATGTGGCGAAGGTACTGCTGGTGGTGATGAAGCGCCATGGCGGGCAGGCGCAGTTCAGTCCGCTGACCGCAGCGGTTGCTCCCCAGCAGACCCCCGTGACCTGGGTTCAGAACCACGTGCTCGAACACCTGGACGAAGCCTTCAGTGTGCAGAGCATGGCCGCCCTGGTGAACATGAGCCCCCGCCATTTTTCCCGGATGTTCGTTCGCGAGACCGGCATGACGCCCATGGCGTTCGTGCAGAGCGCCCGCATCGACTACGCCAGGAGCCTGCTGGAATCCACCGACCTGCCGCTCAAGACCGTGGCTTACAAGAGCGGCTTTGGCAGCGTGCGGCACATGCGCTTTCTGTTCGGCGAAAAGCTGGGTCTGACACCCATTCAGTACCGCGAACAGTTCAGCTGA
- a CDS encoding pirin family protein: MLTLRKASDRGIANHGWLKSYHTFSFANYRNLNEQGFSDLLVINDDRVAAGKGFGQHPHRDMEIFSYVLEGALEHKDTLGTGSVIRPGDVQLMSAGTGVAHSEFNHSHNELVHFLQIWIVPEVSGATPRYQQQHFSEEQKRGRLALIISPDGKHGSLKVRQDARVYAGLFDGKETASLELAENRYAYVHVARGSVELNGLMLQTGDGVRVRKERLLTLANGVDAEVLVFDLRPEELPQMP, translated from the coding sequence ATGCTCACGCTTCGCAAGGCTTCCGATCGCGGTATTGCCAACCATGGCTGGCTGAAGTCGTACCACACCTTTTCCTTCGCCAACTATCGCAACCTCAACGAGCAGGGCTTTTCCGACCTGCTGGTGATCAACGATGACCGGGTCGCCGCCGGCAAGGGCTTCGGCCAGCATCCACACCGGGACATGGAGATCTTCTCCTACGTGCTCGAAGGCGCCCTGGAACACAAGGACACCCTCGGCACCGGTTCGGTGATCCGCCCCGGTGATGTGCAACTGATGAGCGCCGGTACCGGCGTGGCCCACAGCGAGTTCAACCATTCGCACAACGAGCTGGTGCACTTCCTGCAGATCTGGATCGTGCCCGAAGTCAGTGGTGCCACCCCGCGTTATCAGCAGCAGCATTTCAGCGAAGAGCAGAAACGCGGCCGCCTGGCGCTGATCATCTCCCCCGACGGCAAACATGGCTCGTTGAAAGTGCGTCAGGATGCCCGGGTCTATGCCGGCCTGTTCGACGGCAAGGAAACCGCCAGCCTGGAACTGGCCGAGAACCGCTACGCCTATGTGCACGTCGCTCGCGGCAGCGTCGAACTCAACGGCCTGATGTTGCAGACCGGTGACGGTGTAAGGGTTCGCAAGGAACGCCTGCTGACCCTGGCCAACGGGGTGGATGCCGAGGTCCTGGTGTTCGACCTGCGGCCTGAAGAACTGCCACAGATGCCATGA
- a CDS encoding 3-dehydroquinate synthase, with product MKRSRWYRAFSKQGSAEYRWLSLVCFSGLVIVSFLLFEQQIQGLLEHLGQSHPATPTQQLNLALLLVTLLILDVLLPVPSSMVALLAIALFGGIGGYLVIFIGLCLGALFGYGLGAGYFRLLSNRLNIRHRQQAALAHPLSTLSLICLRGVPVLAETSVVAAGMQRYPLRQFLVVTTLANAGLALAYGAIGTALLEQNAWLVAILASMVLPGLFLGARSLFKAYRLNSRNDAEHTLHGRFEVSYDYPVVFTDHVFDPDNACLHQQLTRLQDGPVKVLVFADEQLLQCRSPLLQQIDDYFSAHAADLHLQTAPFPVPAGESSKRPEVLQQLYEQLLQQGMDRHGYVLALGGGATLDAVGYACATFHRGIRLIRIPTTVLAQNDAGIGVKNGINAFEQKNLLGTFCPATAVINDFQLLDSLSYRDQIAGLAEAIKVAAIKDARFFQWMEQQADALARFEPQASRYAIRRCAELHLGHITGAGDPFERGNGRPLDYGHWAAHKLEKLSQHRLRHGEAVAVGMALDALYANARGLLGDSECERLLRLLLKLGFSLCPPELLLKDSQGRLLVLLGLEEFRQHLGGELSIPMLSRMGESLDVHEIDPALMEQALQRLSSCTCPELDGIRSCAQ from the coding sequence ATGAAGCGCAGCCGGTGGTATCGTGCGTTTTCAAAACAGGGGTCAGCCGAGTATCGCTGGCTGTCACTCGTCTGTTTCTCGGGCCTGGTGATCGTGAGCTTCCTGCTGTTCGAACAGCAGATCCAGGGCTTGCTGGAACACCTGGGCCAGTCCCACCCCGCCACGCCAACCCAGCAGCTCAACCTGGCCCTGCTGCTGGTCACCCTGCTGATCCTCGATGTGCTGCTGCCCGTGCCGTCGAGCATGGTTGCGCTGCTGGCCATCGCCCTGTTTGGCGGCATCGGCGGGTACCTGGTGATCTTCATCGGCCTGTGTCTCGGGGCTCTGTTTGGCTACGGACTGGGTGCCGGCTACTTCCGCCTGCTGTCCAATCGCCTGAACATCCGGCACCGCCAGCAAGCTGCGCTCGCCCATCCGCTGAGCACACTGTCGTTGATCTGCCTGCGTGGCGTGCCGGTCCTGGCCGAGACTTCGGTGGTGGCCGCAGGCATGCAGCGCTACCCATTGCGCCAGTTCCTGGTGGTGACGACGCTGGCCAACGCCGGCCTGGCGCTGGCCTACGGCGCCATCGGTACCGCGCTGCTGGAACAGAACGCCTGGCTGGTGGCGATCCTCGCCAGCATGGTACTGCCGGGGCTGTTCCTCGGTGCTCGCAGCCTCTTCAAGGCCTATCGGCTGAACTCCCGGAACGACGCCGAGCACACCTTGCACGGGCGCTTCGAGGTGAGCTACGACTACCCGGTGGTCTTCACCGACCACGTGTTCGATCCGGACAATGCCTGCCTGCATCAACAACTGACTCGCCTGCAGGACGGCCCGGTCAAAGTGCTGGTCTTCGCCGACGAGCAGTTGCTCCAGTGCCGCTCGCCACTGCTGCAGCAGATCGACGACTACTTCAGCGCTCACGCCGCCGACCTGCACCTGCAAACCGCACCGTTTCCCGTACCGGCGGGCGAGTCGAGCAAACGACCCGAGGTGCTGCAGCAGCTCTACGAACAACTGTTGCAACAGGGCATGGACCGCCACGGTTATGTCCTCGCCCTGGGCGGCGGCGCCACGCTCGACGCGGTGGGCTATGCCTGCGCCACCTTTCACCGCGGCATTCGCCTGATCAGGATCCCCACCACCGTCCTGGCGCAGAACGACGCGGGTATCGGGGTGAAGAACGGCATCAACGCCTTCGAGCAGAAGAACCTGCTCGGTACGTTCTGTCCGGCCACGGCCGTGATCAACGATTTCCAGTTGCTCGACAGCCTCTCCTACCGGGACCAGATCGCCGGGCTCGCCGAGGCGATCAAGGTTGCGGCAATCAAGGACGCCCGTTTCTTCCAGTGGATGGAGCAGCAGGCCGACGCCCTCGCCCGCTTCGAGCCACAGGCCAGTCGCTATGCCATCCGCCGCTGCGCCGAACTGCACCTGGGGCATATTACCGGGGCGGGTGATCCCTTCGAGCGCGGCAACGGTCGGCCGCTGGATTACGGACACTGGGCCGCACACAAGCTGGAGAAGCTCAGCCAACACCGTTTGCGCCATGGTGAAGCGGTCGCCGTGGGCATGGCCCTGGATGCGCTGTATGCCAATGCCCGCGGGCTGCTCGGCGACAGCGAATGCGAGCGCCTGTTGCGGCTGTTGCTCAAGCTGGGCTTCAGCCTGTGCCCACCGGAACTGCTGCTGAAAGACTCGCAGGGGCGCCTGCTGGTCCTGCTGGGGCTGGAAGAATTTCGCCAGCACCTGGGCGGTGAACTGTCGATCCCGATGCTCAGCCGGATGGGTGAATCGCTGGACGTGCATGAGATCGATCCGGCGCTGATGGAGCAGGCGCTGCAGCGGCTGTCGAGCTGCACCTGCCCCGAGTTGGACGGGATACGGAGTTGCGCGCAATGA